CAATCCAATTATCTTGCATTATTTTTACTCTTTCTGGCCAGTTATCTAATTTTTCTAAATCCTTCAATAACTCATCCGCATAATTAGTAATTCTTAAAAACCATTGCTTTAATAATTTTTTTTCAACTACTGCCCCAGATCTCCAGGATTTACCCTCTGAATCAACTTGTTCATTCGCTAGGACTGTATTATCTATAGGATCCCAATTAACTTCTGATTCCTTTTGATATACAAGACCTGCCTTGTATAACTCTAAAAATAGATGTTGAGTCCAAATATAATAATTTTCATCACATGTTGCAAATTCCCTATCCCAATCAACTGATAGTCCTAAAAGGTTTAATTGTGACTTCATATGAGAAATATTTTTTTTAGTCCAGACACTTGGACTAATTCCTCTTTCAATCGCTGCATTCTCAGCAGGCAAACCAAAAGCGTCCCAACCCATTGGATGTAAAACAGATTTACCCTTAAACCTTTGGAATCGAGCTATTAAGTCTGTAATAACATAATTCCTAACATGTCCCATATGAAGATTACCTGAAGGGTAGGGAAACATTGATAAAGCATAAAATTTATCGCTATTCTCAGTTAATTGATCGGTTTTGTATAAATTGTTTTCTGTCCATATTGACTGCCATTTTTTTTCTATTTCAGATGGATTATATAAATTGGTATTAGACTCATATTGTTTATCGGGAGAAATCACTTAATTTTTATTTGTTAAATTATTATTTTAATATCCATTGTATAAAATAGAAATAGATTGTTAAAAGGAATAATTTATAATTAAAATTTAAAATATATTATCTACAAATGAAAAATATAACTTTTGAAAAATATCAAGGTAACGGAAATGATTTCGTAATAATAGATTCTAGAGGAAATGAATTATATAAAAATTACAAGACAAATAAAATATTTGATATAAGAAAAATTTGCAACAGGCAATTTGGTATTGGAGCAGATGGTGTGATTTTTATAGAAGAACCTAATGAAGATAATTATGCAAAAATGGTAATTTTTAATTCTGATGGTTCTGAAGCACAAATGTGTGGAAACGGAATCAGGTGTTTAGTTGAGTATCTCCACGTAAATGATTCAATAAATAATAAAAATATAGAATATAAAATTGAGACTAAAGCAGGTTTAAAAATTGCTAAATATTTAAATGATGAAATTACAGTAAAAATGGGAGTTCCAATATTAGAATGTCAAAATATACCAACAACAATTGAAAAAAAAATAAATTCAATTCCTTCACACGAATTTATTGAGAAAGATTTTAATAATATGGGTTATGCCGTAGGAATGGGAAATCCTCATTTAATATTCTTTATAAAAGAAATAGAGTCAATTGTTCTTTCCAGACTTGGTCCTATATTTGAAAAAAATGAATTATTTCCTGAAAAAACTAATGTGCATTTTTGTCAAATTTTAAATAGAGATAATATCAAAGTAAAAGTATGGGAAAGGGGTGCAGGACCAACCTTAGCTTGTGGAACAGGTGCCTGTGCTATCCATGTAGCAGCTTATAAATTAGGCCTTTGTAATTCACAAACCATAGTTACCTTACCAGGAGGTAATCTTAAAATTGATTGGTCAAAAGACGATTGTGAAGTCATGATGACCGGTAATGCTAAAAAGGTTTTCTCAGGATCAATATTAGTAAATTAATGGAAAATAATTTTATCTATTTAGATAATGCATCCACAACTCCATTATCTGAGAATGTTTTAAATATAATTAATTCAACATACAGGGATTATTGGCATAACCCTTCATCTAAATATGAGCTAGGGATAAAATGCTCTACATATCTTGAAAAAATTAGATCTAAAATTGGTTATATATTTGAAGCAAATCCAGAGGATATAATTTTTACATCTGGTTCTTCGGAATCGACAAATATTGTATTTAATAATATTTATGAGAACTTTAATAATGGTAGGGTTGTTATTTCAAATGTTGAACATCAAGCAACAACTATTTGTGCTAATAAACTAAGAAAACAAAATTGGGATATTTACGAATGGACGGTAAATAATGATGGAATTTTAAATATTTCTAATATCGAAAAAATTTTAAATAATGATACTAAGCTTGTATCAATTATTTGGGGACAAAGTGAAATTGGGACAGTACAACCTGTCCAATTTATTGGTTCCAAATGTGAAGAATTAAATATAATGTTTCATTTAGATGGAACTCAAATATTAAGTAATGGAATATTCAGTTGGAAAGATCTTAAATGTGATTTTTTAAGTTTATCTGCTCATAAATTTGGAGGTCCAAAAGGGATCGGTATTCTTTTAACAAAAGAAAAGTCTAGAAAAATTTTAAAAAATAATGACATATCACTTACTCAGGAATTTTCAATTAGACAAGGTACACAAGCTTTGCCATTAATCGCTGGAATGTATGAATCATTAAAGAATATTAAAGGAAAAATAAAATTATATGATTACATAACTGAATTTCCTTCTAATAATATTAATAAACTTAAAAATTATTTTTTTCAAAAAATTAAAGATAATAATCATATACAGATTACGGGTAGTATTAACCATAGACTTCCCAGTCATATTTCGTTTCTACTATTAAATAAACTATTTGAGCCTATAAGGGCCTATAAGGTTGTTAATTTCATGTCAGAAAATAAAATAGCCATAAGTAGTGGAAGTGCATGTTCAAGCTCATCTGGGAAACCTAGCTCAACACTTAAAAATATTGGTTTAAAAGATGATGAACTATATTCAAATATTCGTGTTACTTTAGGTTCAATAAACAATAAGTCAGAAATAGATAAATTTTTAGAACTTATTCAAATATGTATTGACAAATTTTAATGGAATCCAATTACAGACTACCTAAAGATTTAAATGAATCTCTTAAGAATATGGAGGATGCAATTATTCCAAGTTTATTAGATTCAAATAAAAGATTTACTATAGAATTTAATTTTGAAGGATTGAAGTTTAACAGAATTGGAATAACTATCTACAAGATATTGTCCAGAAATAATAATGTATTCATAACATTTGCTGATCAAGGTGCTGTGGCTTTGGCTCAAAGAGACTATCCAGATATCAAAGATAAAATCTTTACTTTTAAATCATTTAATGAATCAAATAATATAAATAATATTGATAGTGCAATGATATCGATACTACCTCAGCCATATGATTTCGATTCATTTGAACCAATGTCTGATAATTATCAAGGCACGCATTATTCATTAAATCCAAAATTTGAAGATGCCAATATAGGTATAGGAAGTGTTATTAGAGAGCGACGTAAAAACTTTGTCAAAACATGGAAAAATATTTATTTTCTGCAACCTTTAAATAAAGCTGCTCTTATGCATATTTATCCAAATAACTGGTTACTTTTCAAAGAAGAAAATAAAAGATATTTTTTTAAAAAAGAATTTGAAATTAAACCCGACAATGAATCTATTTTTGTAAATTTATAGATTGAATGTGATAAAAAAAATATATTCTTTCTTCCTAATTGTTCTTGTATTAGTAACATCTCCTTTCTTAATAAGATATTTACTAGCAAATCAGAAAATAACTATTTTAAATAATATTTATTTTAATTTCCCAGGAATAATTACTAAAAACAAAATATGTCCTACTTATGATGCTTTATTGAAT
The Prochlorococcus marinus XMU1411 genome window above contains:
- the dapF gene encoding diaminopimelate epimerase encodes the protein MKNITFEKYQGNGNDFVIIDSRGNELYKNYKTNKIFDIRKICNRQFGIGADGVIFIEEPNEDNYAKMVIFNSDGSEAQMCGNGIRCLVEYLHVNDSINNKNIEYKIETKAGLKIAKYLNDEITVKMGVPILECQNIPTTIEKKINSIPSHEFIEKDFNNMGYAVGMGNPHLIFFIKEIESIVLSRLGPIFEKNELFPEKTNVHFCQILNRDNIKVKVWERGAGPTLACGTGACAIHVAAYKLGLCNSQTIVTLPGGNLKIDWSKDDCEVMMTGNAKKVFSGSILVN
- a CDS encoding cysteine desulfurase family protein; its protein translation is MENNFIYLDNASTTPLSENVLNIINSTYRDYWHNPSSKYELGIKCSTYLEKIRSKIGYIFEANPEDIIFTSGSSESTNIVFNNIYENFNNGRVVISNVEHQATTICANKLRKQNWDIYEWTVNNDGILNISNIEKILNNDTKLVSIIWGQSEIGTVQPVQFIGSKCEELNIMFHLDGTQILSNGIFSWKDLKCDFLSLSAHKFGGPKGIGILLTKEKSRKILKNNDISLTQEFSIRQGTQALPLIAGMYESLKNIKGKIKLYDYITEFPSNNINKLKNYFFQKIKDNNHIQITGSINHRLPSHISFLLLNKLFEPIRAYKVVNFMSENKIAISSGSACSSSSGKPSSTLKNIGLKDDELYSNIRVTLGSINNKSEIDKFLELIQICIDKF
- a CDS encoding DUF1995 family protein — protein: MESNYRLPKDLNESLKNMEDAIIPSLLDSNKRFTIEFNFEGLKFNRIGITIYKILSRNNNVFITFADQGAVALAQRDYPDIKDKIFTFKSFNESNNINNIDSAMISILPQPYDFDSFEPMSDNYQGTHYSLNPKFEDANIGIGSVIRERRKNFVKTWKNIYFLQPLNKAALMHIYPNNWLLFKEENKRYFFKKEFEIKPDNESIFVNL